Within Gilvibacter sp. SZ-19, the genomic segment TGCCCGTGCATGCCTGCCTTGAGCCACTGCTCCAATCGCGGGGCCTCTTCTGCTAAAAACTCGGCCTTGCTTATGCCACAACTTAAAAACCCCAAGCGCTGGGCATGGGTCTTTATGAGTTTGGCGTATGTACTTTGATTTTGATTCAAGACTCGTACTGGTGAAACACTAAGATAGCATCTTTTGGCTTCAAGGTGATCAAGGGTCTTATCTGTATGGGAGTCGTTTTCTCTTCTAAGCTAAAGGCGCTAAAGAGTTGTATCACAACCAAAATCATCTCGTACATGGCAAAATTATTCCCTATGCACATGCGTGGCCCTGCGCCAAAGGGAAAATAATAGTCGCTGTGTTGTCTGGGTTGCTGCGGATCGAATCGGTCCGGATCGAACTCCAAGGGGCGCTCCCAGTAGGTTTCTGACCTGTGGATCTCATAAACCGAAAAGAGTAAAGTTGAATCTTCTGGCAAGCGGTAATCGCCTAAGTGATCTTCTTTGTAATTCACCCGATCGATAAAATATGCCGGCGGATACAAACGCATAGACTCTTGCAAGACCTGCTGAATGTAAATGGCCTCTTTAAGCATAGTCATAATATCTGCGCCAGAACGAGTCAATGCAAGCGCCTCCTGCTGGACCTTCTGCAGCACCTGCGGATGACGCGCCAAAAGCTCACAGGTAAAGGTCAAAGCGTTAGATGTGGTTTCATGACCAGCAACAAAGAGAATCAAGATCTCGTCAATGAGTTGCTGTTCTTCTATTTCGGAACCGTCGTCATAGCGCGCATCCAAGAGCATGTCCAGTAGGTCGTCATAGCGCTTGCCACTGGCGCGACGCTGATTCACCAATTCCTTTAGGACTTTTCTGGCTTCGCCTACAGCATCTAAGTGCTTTTTAATCTTGCCACTGCTTTTAAACCACCAGACCAAGAAGGGTTGCCGCAGCTCTTTAACCATCATTTGTTGGGCCTCCTCTGTGGTGCGTTGCAACTGCGCGATCTGCTCCGCAGTAACACCTCCGCTAAAAAGTGTTTTAATGACCGTTTGGAACGCCAGATCGTTGAATACCTCGTGTATGTTTGCTGCCTCGTCTAGCTTGATCTTCTGCAGTTCCACAGCAATGACCTTTTGCATGGTGTCTAACAACAATTGCAATTGCTTTTTGTGAAAAGCAGGCTGTATAAGCTTGCGCTGTCGCTGCCAATGATCGCCTTCGGCAGTTAACAAGCCCCGCCCTACATATTTGGCCAAATCCCTGGTTTGGATCTTGCTCTTCGTGTAATTGCGTTGATTCTTCTGAAGGGTATAGCGCAAGTAATCTGCATTCTTAGAAAAGATTACGCTTGCCGCTGGGCCTATCCGAAGTTCAAAGGTATCTCCAAGGCGCTCAAAATTGGCATGGTGAAACGGCAATGGATTTTTGACAATGTTAGATGCGTGCCTTAAGAATCTTAAGAAACCGACTCGTGGAAAGTCTGTATTGAGCACTTTGGTCATTCGAACAGTCCGCCTTGAGTTGCACCTCGAACACGCCCTAAATGCTTGTAAGCCGCCTCGGTAACTTCTCGCCCGCGCGGAGTTCGCACTATAAAACCTTGCTGGATCAAAAAGGGTTCGTACACTTCTTCTATGGTTTCTCCAGACTCAGAGACCGCGGTAGCTAGCGTGGTGATTCCTACTGGACCACCTTTAAACTTGTCTATGATGGTCGCCAAGATCTTGTTGTCCATTTCATCCAACCCGTGGGCATCTACATTCAAGGCCTCAAGGGCATATTTAGCAATGGCAATATCTATGGTTCCATTTCCTTTTATCTGTGCAAAATCGCGAACCCGTCTTAGAAGTGCATTAGCGATACGCGGCGTACCTCTACTGCGGCCAGCAATCTCTATAGCAGCTTCCATGGTAATGGGTACTTTTAGAATTCCGGCGCTTCTCTCAATGATAGTTGTTAGTAGCTCGGTCTTGTAATATTCTAATCGAGAGGAAATCCCAAAACGAGCCCGCATAGGTGCCGTTAATAGTCCGGAGCGCGTGGTGGCTCCCACCAAGGTGAAGGGGTTGAGATTGATCTGAACCGTTCGGGCATTGGGGCCGGTCTCGATCATGATATCGATCTTGTAATCTTCCATAGCGGAATAAAGGTATTCCTCTACTATAGGACTCAGTCGGTGTATCTCGTCAATAAATAGCACATCGCGCTCATCCAAATTGGTAAGCAGTCCGGCAAGGTCACCTGGCTTATCCAAAACGGGGCCAGAAGTAACGGTTATACTCACATCGAGCTCATTGGCAAGTATATGCGCCAAGGTGGTTTTCCCTAATCCAGGAGGGCCGTGAAACAGGGTGTGATCTAAAGCTTCGTCCCGCAAATTAGCAGCCTCTACAAAGATCTTCAGGTTATCTAAAACCTGAGATTGGCCCGTAAAATCGTCAAAGGCCAGCGGCCTTAACTTGCGTTCTACGTCTTGCTCTTCGGGAGTGAAATGATCCCCAGTTGGGTCCAAGTGCTCGTTCATATAACAAATATACAAACTTGGGGTATCGAATGTATGTTGCTATGGCTATTATTTGAAATCACAAAGGAACGTTAATATGTAGGTTCCCGCCCTTAGTTTTTGGTAATTTCGCTTAGCAACCAACCATTGACATGCGAAGTAATCTTATTACCACTTACATCGCGCTTTTGACCGTATTTTACAGCCTTGGGCAAACCAAGAGTGTCACGGTCAAATACATATCCGAAGAGATCACCGTAGACGCCCTGCTGGATGAGCCAGCTTGGCAAACCGCAGAACCTGCCACAAAC encodes:
- a CDS encoding cytochrome P450; translation: MTKVLNTDFPRVGFLRFLRHASNIVKNPLPFHHANFERLGDTFELRIGPAASVIFSKNADYLRYTLQKNQRNYTKSKIQTRDLAKYVGRGLLTAEGDHWQRQRKLIQPAFHKKQLQLLLDTMQKVIAVELQKIKLDEAANIHEVFNDLAFQTVIKTLFSGGVTAEQIAQLQRTTEEAQQMMVKELRQPFLVWWFKSSGKIKKHLDAVGEARKVLKELVNQRRASGKRYDDLLDMLLDARYDDGSEIEEQQLIDEILILFVAGHETTSNALTFTCELLARHPQVLQKVQQEALALTRSGADIMTMLKEAIYIQQVLQESMRLYPPAYFIDRVNYKEDHLGDYRLPEDSTLLFSVYEIHRSETYWERPLEFDPDRFDPQQPRQHSDYYFPFGAGPRMCIGNNFAMYEMILVVIQLFSAFSLEEKTTPIQIRPLITLKPKDAILVFHQYES
- the ruvB gene encoding Holliday junction branch migration DNA helicase RuvB produces the protein MNEHLDPTGDHFTPEEQDVERKLRPLAFDDFTGQSQVLDNLKIFVEAANLRDEALDHTLFHGPPGLGKTTLAHILANELDVSITVTSGPVLDKPGDLAGLLTNLDERDVLFIDEIHRLSPIVEEYLYSAMEDYKIDIMIETGPNARTVQINLNPFTLVGATTRSGLLTAPMRARFGISSRLEYYKTELLTTIIERSAGILKVPITMEAAIEIAGRSRGTPRIANALLRRVRDFAQIKGNGTIDIAIAKYALEALNVDAHGLDEMDNKILATIIDKFKGGPVGITTLATAVSESGETIEEVYEPFLIQQGFIVRTPRGREVTEAAYKHLGRVRGATQGGLFE